Below is a genomic region from Paludicola sp. MB14-C6.
TAACAAAAAAAGATTTTGATGGCGTAAATGTGACAATCCCATATAAATTAGATGTTATTCCTTATTGTGATGAAATTGATGACACAGTAGCACAAATAGGTTCCGCAAACACTATTGTAAATCGAAATGGAAAGCTAAAAGCATATAATACAGATTTCTATGGCTTCTTATACAACATGCAGTTTCATCACATTGCCATGAAAGATAAAGTAGTCATGATTCTCGGCAGCGGTGGAACTTGTAAAACAGTAACTGCAGTAGCAAAATTTCAAGGAGCGAAAGAAATTGTTATTGTAAGCCGAACAGAATCGGATACTACGATTACCTATAACCAAGCAAAGCAAAGAGAAGATGTTCAAGTGTTGGTAAATGCATCTCCAAGCGGGATGTATCCGAATAATCAAAATTGCCCAATAGATATAAACTGTTTTCCCAATTTAGAAGCAGTTGTTGATGTGATATATAATCCATTGAAAACAAAATTACTGCAACAAGCGCAGCAACGAAACATTCCGTTTGCAAACGGACTCTTAATGTTAGTAGCGCAAGCAAAATTTGCAGCAGAGTTATTTATAGATGAAAAAATTCCCGATCAAGAGATAGAAAGAATTTATCAAGAATTAAAATCCGACTTAAGTAATGTTGTATTAGTCGGTATGCCAAGCTGTGGCAAAAGTACAATTGGAAGAGAGTTAAGCAAGCTCTTAAATAAAGAGTTTGTTGACATAGATAGCCTAATCGAAGAAGAAATGAAACTAGCAATTCCACAAATTTTTGAACGTTACGGTGAAATTGGTTTTCGAAGCATTGAACGAAACGTTGTTGCAAATGCCGCTAAACAAACAGGAATGATTGTTGCGACTGGGGGAGGCGTTGTTTTAAATCCTGATAATATTAAGGATTTAAAGCAAAACGGAATCATAATCTTAATCGATAGATCAACTGACGAATTATTGGTAGGGAATAATCGTCCGTTATCGAAAAGCAAACAAGCCATAGAAGAAATGTATCGAAATCGATACCCAATTTATATGGCTTGTAGTGATATTGTCGTTTTCAATAATGGCGATATTGAAAGGGCTGTGAATGATACTAATATGCAATTAAAATCTCATTTAGGATTTTGAAAACCCATCAATCAAAGTTTTCAAATTGTTAATTGATTATTTTAATCCAATATTAGTATAGATGAAGGAGGAATACAATGAAGCTGTTGGTAATTAACGGTCCAAACTTAAATATGTTAGGCATCCGTGAGCCAAATGTATATGGCAAAACAACCTATTTAGAATTAGAATCATTTATTAAGGGTATCTGTGTGCAGGAAGATATCCAAGTCGAGGTTATGCAAAGTAACCATGAAGGCGTTATCGTTGATACAATTCAAGCGGCATATCAAGTATTTGATGGTATTGTAATCAACCCTGCTGCATTTACCCATACCAGTATCGCTATCCTTGATGCATTAAAAGCAGTCGGAATTCCTACAGTAGAAGTACATTTATCCAATATATATGAACGTGAGGAGTTCCGCCATATCTCTTACATAAGCAATTATTGTATCAAGACGATTTATGGAGAAGGTATTCAAGGATATCAAAAAGCGATTATGCTTTTAAAAGAAACGGTAAGTAGTTAAGTAACGATTCAGCATACCTTAACTGACTTACAATTATCCTAGAACATAAAAGTTGTGGCATATTGACAAAAACGTAAGAAAGGCTTAACTCAATATAGATATGAGTAAGTGAAAGGTATACAATTATGATTATTACATTAAAAAAGAATACACCAAAAGAAGAAGCACAAAAAATTATTAGCGCAATTGAGAAAAAGGGGCTACATGTTACCGTTATAGAAGGAACAAACTATAACGTTTATGGAGTGGTCGGAGATACTACGGTTCTTGACGAAAAAGCAATTTCAGCGAATCCGTTTGTAGATAATGTTACTCGCATTGCAGCACCATATAAAAAGGCAAACCGTTTATTTCATCCAGATGATTCTATTATTGATGTAGCAGGAATCAAAGTGGGCGGTCAAGAAGATATCGTAGTTATCGGCGGTCCTTGTTCTGTTGAAGATAGACTTTCCTTGCTTGAACTTGCAAAAGACGTAAAACAAGCAGGCGGCTGTATGTTGCGTGGCGGCGCATATAAACCTCGTACTTCTCCATATGCATTCCAAGGAATGGGTACAACAGGAATTGAATGGATGTGTGAAGCAAGAGAACAATATGGGCTACCAATTGTAAGCGAATTGATGAGTATTGACAAAATGGATGAGTTCGAAGAACACGTTGACTTAATCCAAGTTGGCGCTCGCAATATGCAAAACTTCGATTTATTAAAAGTACTAGGAAAATCAAAAAAACCAGTATTATTAAAACGTGGACTTGCGAATACAATCGAAGAATGGATTATGTCAGCAGAATATATCATGGCGGGCGGTAATGAAAACGTTATTTTATGTGAACGTGGTATTCGAACATTTGAGAAATACACAAGAAATACATTGGATTTAAGCGTTATTCCAATCATCAAGCAAAAGAGCCATTTACCGATTATTATCGACCCATCTCATGCAACAGGCGATTGGAAATTGGTTGAGTCAATGTCATTAGCAGCAATCGCAGCTGGCGCTGACGGATTGATTATCGAAGTGCATAATAATCCGGAAAGTGCATGGTCAGATGGTGCACAATCTTTGAAACCGGATAAATTCAAAGCTGTGATTGAAAAAGGCAGACAAATAGCACATGTAATTGGAAGAGGAATGTAATGAAAGCGACAATTTATCCATCTGTATGTAAAAAGGAAGTAACCATACCCCCATCTAAAAGCATGTCGCATCGTGCGATTATCTGCGCTTGCTTAGCAAAAGGGAAAAGTGTTGTTTCTAATATTGCCTATTCTGATGATACGAAAGCTACTATTGAAGGAATGCGTCAGCTTGGTGCAAATATCACCGAGCATAAATCTCATCTTGAAATAGAAGGTACATCTGATTTTTCAAGACTCAATCATGCAACTATTAATTGCAAAGAATCAGGCTCAACCTTGCGCTTTTTCATACCTATTTTCTCGTTTTGTAATCAAGAGGTAACATTTTTAGGTGAAAACCGTTTGTTAAAACGTCCGCAAGCAATTTATGAAACTATATTTCAAAAGCAAGGACTTACTTATGAACAGACAGACAGCCATATCAAAATAAACGGCAGTTTACAAGCTGGTGAATATACTTTAGACGGGAATGTAAGCTCTCAATTTATAACAGGCTTACTGTTTGCATTGCCATTATTGAATGGAGATTCTACAATTCATATTAAGCCACCGTTCGAATCACGTTCCTACGTGGATTTAACACTCCAAGTGCTTGAAGATTTTGGCGTGAAAGTGATGTTTTTAGATGATAACACAATTTTTATACAAGGAAATCAAACCTATCAACCTTGTAATTATACTGTGGAAGGTGACTTTTCTCAATTTGCTTTTTTTGCAGTTTTAGGTGCAATAAACAATGATATACGTTGCCTTGGAATGAAACACAATTCATTGCAGGGAGATAAGGTTATTCTATCTATTTTAAAGCAATGTGGAATTCAAGTTGACGAAATAGAAAACGGTTATCTTATCCATAAAGGAAAATTACATGGTACAGAGATTGATTTAAGTAATTGCCCTGATTTAGGCCCGATTTTAACAATCCTTGCAATGTATGCAAAGGGGACAACTAAAATTTATAATGCAGGAAGATTGCGCTTAAAAGAGTCCGACCGAATAGAGGCAATGGAAACCGAATTGAAAAAGATTGGTGTTCCCATCACAACAACAGAAGACACCATTCAAATTACAGGAGATGCAAGCTACCATTGCACACAACAACTGTTTGCACACAAAGATCACCGAATCGCCATGAGTTTAGCGGTCGCAATTGCGTGTAGCAATCAAATTGCAACGATTGACGGTGTTGAATGTGTCAATAAATCCTATCCAGCCTTCTTTGAAGATTTGCAAAAAGTTGGAGTTAAGGTAGATATATTAAATTAACAAATTGTAGGGAACGCATTGCATGCGTTCCAACATGTGACATGTTTTACAATCGCAATTTTAGCGTGAGTAATGATATAAACAAAATAACGGAGAAATATTATGAATCAGAATCAAACAATACTAATTGTAGGACTTGGGTTAATAGGCGGAAGCTATGCCAAAGGGCTAAAAGAAAAGGGCTATGCTGTAACCGCAATTGATGTAAACCAGCAATCTATCGACTATGCAGTAGAAAATCATATTATAGATAGCGGTGCAACGAATAGTATTGATTTCATTCGTAATGCTGACGTTATTATTTGTGCATTATATCCGACTACTATGATTCATTGGATGAAAGAAAACCAACAGTTTTTTAAATCAGGGATTTTTATTACAGATGTAAGCGGTGTGAAATGCAATGTTGTTGATGTAATTCAATCTAATTTACGTAATGATGTTGAATTTATTGCTTCGCATCCAATGGCAGGTAAAGAAGTGAGTGGTGTGCAGTTTAGCGACTCTAATATATTCAAACAAGCAAACTTTATCATTACACCAACTGAGAAAAATACAGAACGAGGAATTGCTTTTGCACGTGAATTGGCTGAAACGATCCAGTTTAATCGGATTGTAACCCTTTCGCCTCAAAAACATGATGAAATGATAGGCTATCTCTCTCAACTTACTCATGCAATTGCAGTAAGCTTGATGAATGCCAACGACAATCCTCATTTAAAAGAATATACAGGCGATTCCTTTCGTGATTTAACTCGTATTGCCAAAATTAACGAAATCATGTGGAGCGAATTGTTTTTCTTGAATAAGGATATTTTAATTTCTGAAATTGATAGCTTTCAAGCAGAGTTATCAAATTTGAAATACAAGCTTCAAAATAACGATGAAAAAGGCTTAAAGCAATTATTTATCCAATCAACTGAAAGACGAAAACAGTTTGACAAGGAGTAGATGATATGAAAATAGAAAAATATCTAAAACCAGTTATCGTTCTTTTAATAGCAGTCATTATTGGTTTGGGTGTTACGTTGCGTGTGCAAATAAAAGAGAAAAACGAAACGGTGAAACAAGTGAATCAAGCGTTTACAGCATCTTTGTCATCATCTGCATCTGATTTAAACTTTGACTATACCAAGGCTGATACACAAGCAAAGTTATCTCAATATGTTAAGTTAACAAGCCATCTTCAAGCAGCTGCGGCTATTTTCCCACAAACACAGTATGCAAAAAATAATCGAAATTTTGGATATCTATTAGAGTGCTTGAGCCAGTATTTTCGGGAGCAATATGAGTCAAATGGATTAGATATAGTCGGTGAAAGACAAACGAAGCTCTATAACTATCTATTGGATATTGCTAGAAATCCAAAGGATACAAAGCTGATGCAGGAATTAGATGAATATATTGATTCTTTTGATAAGCCAATTCGCCCCGATTCATTAAGCCATAAAATGCCTTAAAAAATACAAACTATCATTATTCTATTTGTAGAGAAAAAAGTATATTAGGAATGAGTAGTCACGGCTTGATAGTCGGAAAGAAGTAATAGTAAAAGGGAGGTCATAAGACCTCCCTTTTACTATTTTACAATTGTCCTAAAAGCATTTGTACTAAGAAAGCTACAATAACAACCAAAGCTGAAATGATGAAACCATGTAACATTGGTTTAAATCCCGATTTTGCAACTTTTTTAAAGTCCGTTTTTAACCCAATTGCGCCAAGCGACATGACCATAAAGAACTTACTGAAATGAGCGATTTCTCGGCTGACATCAGATGGAATAATCCCTGTACTTTGAATTGCAACAACACCTAGAAACATTAAGATAAACCAAGGAAAAATCTTTTTCCAATTTAGTTTTTTAGCTTCTTCAGCAGAAGTTGCGTTAGCTGTAGCTTTTTTACGTTCTAATCTAGCATTTACGAATGAGAAAATCAACACAATTGGAATGATAGATAATGTTCGAGTCATTTTAACGATAATTGCGTAGTTACCTGCAATATCTGAAAACGCATATCCCGCCGCAACTACAGAGGAAGTATCGTTTACGGCAGTTCCAGCCCATAAACCATAACCTAAATCGCTCATTCCAAAGAAATGCCCCATGATAGGAAAAAGCACAACCATAACAATATCAAAAATAAAGGTAGCAGAAATTGCATATGCTACATCGTTGTCTTCAGCATCAATTGCAGGCGCAATAGCAGCAATTGCCGAGCCACCGCAAATACCTGTACCGGCTGAAATTAGCCCCGATAACTTCCAGTTCATTTTGAATAGCTTCCCGAATAGATATCCGCCGCCGAAAGCTGTTACCAAAGTAAAATACATAACAAATAATGATACTTTACCCACTTCAAAAACTTGTGCGAAGCTTAGTGTTACACCCATTAAAATAATGGAGAGACGTAATATTTTTTTTGAAACAAATTCAATTCCCACTTTAAAGAAATTGTACTTTTTCATAATAGGATGGAGTGCCATTCCAATTAACATAGCAAATACTCCAGCACTAATTAAGTGATATGGTATGTAGTTACTGATGAAAACTGAAATTGCTGCAAGTACAATAGTCAATAATATTCCTAAAGAATACTTTTTCATAACGTTCATCATAATTTCCCTTCAATTTTTAATTTCTTACTTGATTATAGTAGGAAATTAGTATAAAGTAAAATTATAAATTATTATATTGTTATAAAAATTATTTATAGATAAAATAACATAAAAAGGAATGAAGATAATGTTAGATTTTCGCATATCAACTTTTTTAGCGTTATGTAAAACAATGAGCTATACCAAAACAGCCATATTATTAAATTTAACGCAACCGGCAGTAACACAACACATTCAATACCTTGAAAATCAATATCAGGTTAAGCTTTTTCAGTACATTGGAAAAACATTGTATTTGACAAAACAAGGTGAGCTTTTGCAAAAGTTAGCAACTACTATGCAAGCAGATAGTTACAAAGTAATCGAGCAATTAAAGAAATGCGAGCAAGAAATGCAAAAGCTTACAATCGGTGCAACACTGACAATAGGGGAGTATGCTTTACCACAGGTATTGGAGCAATTAGCAATGGAACAGCCCAAAACACAGTTGACAATGTATGTTGAAAACACACAAGAGTTGTTAAAACGGTTGAATGACGGAGAAATTGATTTTGCTTTTATTGAAGGTCAATTTAATAAAGAAGATTATAGCAGTATGTGTTTTTCAAAAGAGCGGTTTATTGCTGTATGTTCACCCTCACATCCATTTGCATCAGCAAGAGTATCGTTAGAAGCATTGTTAAATGAGAAACTCATTATTCGTGAAAAAGGTTCAGGAACGAGAGATATTCTTGAAACGGTATTACAAGAGCGAAGCTTAAAAGTAACCGGCTTTCAAACGGTAACTGAAATTGGAAATCTAAATGTCATCAAACAATTTGTTGAATATGAGCTTGGAATTACCTTTTTGTATTATCAAGCTGCAAAACGAGAATTAGAGGAAGAAACTTTAAAACAAATTGATGTAATTGATTTTGATGTAACAAGAGAATTTCACTTTGTTTTCTTAAAAAATTCAATATTTGAAGAAAAATATATATCATTTTTCAAGTATGCTCGTGACATATATACTAAAATATAAGTACAATAGATATAGCAAAAGGTGCCGAATATTTCGGCACCCTAGTTGTTTATTACCATGTTAAAGAAACCTCATCCACTTTACCGCATTCGGTAAATCCAACATTTTTGTAAGCTTTATTGGAAGATGGGTTGGCAAGATCAGTATATAATACAGGCGTTTTGCCTTTATTCAAAATAATTTGAGAGATATGGGCAACAATTGCAGCAGCATATCCTTTTCCCCTGTGCCCAGGCTTGGTATAGACACCATTGACTGCAATATGAGTTGCTGTTTCTCTTGAACTTTTTGCCATAGCCACAATTTGTTTATCCTTTTTTATTACAAAGCATAGATTGCTTTTGACTAACTCTTTGGCTTTATCTAAATAGCAATCAACAGGTTCGTTGTCACCAAAACAATCTAAATCAAATGCAGATAAGCACTCTGCTATTTGATGCACATCATCTAGTATTGGATGCTCTATTATAACAGAGCTATTTTTGGCTGGTATCACAGTTTTACATTCAAAGCTTTCCATATTTACAATGGAAGCCTTTACAGCTCGATTTAATTCAAATTGAAGCTTTATTTTTTCAGCAATATTAGGTTTTGCTACATAACATATCGTTTGGTAAGAGGAAAACCGTTCATACATATAATCACATAGCTCTTGTATAGAGAAATTCAAAACAGTATCAGAAGTCCAAACCCAAATTGGATTTTGTGGGGAAGTTGTTCCAAGTATAACATCCCGCTCATTACTGACAATAAATAATGGATATTCTTTGATGATTTCCATTAAATTAAAAGGAACAATGTCTTTTAGATATGCAGATGTTTGGAATATTGGATGTGTTTTGTCGATTGAAACAAACATTATTTTGTCTCCTTTTGTTAATTGTATTCCTATTACTATATCACACAATGATTTCCAAATCAACAGCTTTATTTGGTATATTACTTAATATGAAGTAAATCCAAAATCTTTAAATTTTAACCCAGTTTTCGGATATAGAAGTTTATCTTGAATTGTATTGATAAGGTCATTTAGTTTATCACTCATTTTTTGAGCAAATTCTTCTTCAGTACATTGAATACCATTATAATTGTTAAAATTATCTAATTTTAAAGTTGTTGATGCATTTACTTTTGATGGGTTTAGATTAACGTAACCACAAATCCTATCTTTATATATTTCATAATGAATATCGCAGCTTGAAATATCATCTATCATATTTATTAATAATGATTCTGTTGATTCGTTATTAGGATCATAAACAAATTGAATATCGTCATTAACTTTATTATATTCATATGTAAGTGTACTAATGCTATAGTTTCCATATGCAATGTAATACGCTTTGCCATTATCATAAAGTGTACCATTTTTTAATATCCATGCTCTTAATGATTGAATTGGCTCGGAGCGGGATGGTTGTCCGCAAAATTTGCAAAGATAATTGATATATGTATGCTGTGGAGTAGAATAGGCATCTTTATAGCTATCTCCACATGACTTACAAGTGTGAATGGTGTAACCTTTTACTGTGCATGTGGGTGGAATTGTTTTAGATGTATATTCATGAACGTGTTTTTTTGATGCAATAGAGCTTGCTTTTAATTTCCCAGCGTTACTTGAATTGGTCTCTATAATCGTTTCTGAATTTGATTGCAAGCTTTCAATACTGCTTGAATTGTTCTTGTTTTGGTTAGATTCTTTTTTTGTTTCTGAACGGTTAATGCTAGAAATGCCACTAGTTAATTTTTTATTCGCTTTTGCGGCTTGATTACTATTAACTAATATAGTAATCGCAACCACTGTAAGAATTAATGTTGATATAGATAAGCATAATAGAACGATTTTTTTGTTTTTAGCCACAAATGATTTTATTTTAGTAAACACTTTTTTGCTCCTTAATTTTTGTGAAGAATTTGTTTTATTTGATATACTCATATTTCACTGAATCGAATATCCCGTTTGCTGTAATTCGAATTTCAGGAATAACAGGAAGCGATAAAAATGCCATTGTCAAAAATGGATCGAAGCAGTCGGGTACACCTGATTGTCTGGAAAGAGTAGTCATTTTATTCAGCTTTTGATTTACAAAATCTGCATCTTGGTTAGAAACAAGCCCGCAAATAGGAAGTGGGAGCGTATCTAAAACAACGCCATCCTTTACAATGGTAAATCCACCATTACTGCGTTTCAGCTCGTTGATAGCAAGTAACATATCTTCGTCATTATCACCAATCAAAATCAGATTGTGAGAATCATGGGAAACAGTGGAGGCAGCAGCTCCATGAAGATGCATTCCTTTTACAACGCCAATTCCCATTCTTCCTGTTTTTTGGTGACGATCAATTACAACTATTTTTTGATAGGTTTCATTTGCATGAAAAACTCCGTCGATAAGCGGAATTTGCTCTATGCTTTTCTTGGTTAGTATTTGATGAGGTACAAGCTCTATCACAGGAAATGGTTTATCGTCCCATTCCAAAATAAGGTCTTTTTTTGTAACTTCATGTATATTTACAGATTGCAATAATGAAGCAGGGCATTGGTCTGTTAAAGAAATAGCTTTTTGCAGCTCCTCTTTCACACATTTTCCTTTACAGTATACAGAATCAATGGATACTTCATTTATATCATCTAAAACAACAAAGTCAGCCTGATAACCTGCTGCAACTGCGCCTAGCTTGCGAAGTCCATATATTTTTGCGGCATAATAGCTGCTTATTTTATATGCTTCAATAGGGGATAAGCCTAACTGAATTGCTTTTTTGATGTTAAAGCTAATATGACCTTCATTGCGA
It encodes:
- a CDS encoding shikimate kinase, with product MSRYGLLGDKLGHSFSKIIHEKLGFYSYDLLPMEKDELHEFLTKKDFDGVNVTIPYKLDVIPYCDEIDDTVAQIGSANTIVNRNGKLKAYNTDFYGFLYNMQFHHIAMKDKVVMILGSGGTCKTVTAVAKFQGAKEIVIVSRTESDTTITYNQAKQREDVQVLVNASPSGMYPNNQNCPIDINCFPNLEAVVDVIYNPLKTKLLQQAQQRNIPFANGLLMLVAQAKFAAELFIDEKIPDQEIERIYQELKSDLSNVVLVGMPSCGKSTIGRELSKLLNKEFVDIDSLIEEEMKLAIPQIFERYGEIGFRSIERNVVANAAKQTGMIVATGGGVVLNPDNIKDLKQNGIIILIDRSTDELLVGNNRPLSKSKQAIEEMYRNRYPIYMACSDIVVFNNGDIERAVNDTNMQLKSHLGF
- the aroQ gene encoding type II 3-dehydroquinate dehydratase — protein: MKLLVINGPNLNMLGIREPNVYGKTTYLELESFIKGICVQEDIQVEVMQSNHEGVIVDTIQAAYQVFDGIVINPAAFTHTSIAILDALKAVGIPTVEVHLSNIYEREEFRHISYISNYCIKTIYGEGIQGYQKAIMLLKETVSS
- the aroF gene encoding 3-deoxy-7-phosphoheptulonate synthase, producing the protein MIITLKKNTPKEEAQKIISAIEKKGLHVTVIEGTNYNVYGVVGDTTVLDEKAISANPFVDNVTRIAAPYKKANRLFHPDDSIIDVAGIKVGGQEDIVVIGGPCSVEDRLSLLELAKDVKQAGGCMLRGGAYKPRTSPYAFQGMGTTGIEWMCEAREQYGLPIVSELMSIDKMDEFEEHVDLIQVGARNMQNFDLLKVLGKSKKPVLLKRGLANTIEEWIMSAEYIMAGGNENVILCERGIRTFEKYTRNTLDLSVIPIIKQKSHLPIIIDPSHATGDWKLVESMSLAAIAAGADGLIIEVHNNPESAWSDGAQSLKPDKFKAVIEKGRQIAHVIGRGM
- the aroA gene encoding 3-phosphoshikimate 1-carboxyvinyltransferase; translation: MKATIYPSVCKKEVTIPPSKSMSHRAIICACLAKGKSVVSNIAYSDDTKATIEGMRQLGANITEHKSHLEIEGTSDFSRLNHATINCKESGSTLRFFIPIFSFCNQEVTFLGENRLLKRPQAIYETIFQKQGLTYEQTDSHIKINGSLQAGEYTLDGNVSSQFITGLLFALPLLNGDSTIHIKPPFESRSYVDLTLQVLEDFGVKVMFLDDNTIFIQGNQTYQPCNYTVEGDFSQFAFFAVLGAINNDIRCLGMKHNSLQGDKVILSILKQCGIQVDEIENGYLIHKGKLHGTEIDLSNCPDLGPILTILAMYAKGTTKIYNAGRLRLKESDRIEAMETELKKIGVPITTTEDTIQITGDASYHCTQQLFAHKDHRIAMSLAVAIACSNQIATIDGVECVNKSYPAFFEDLQKVGVKVDILN
- a CDS encoding prephenate dehydrogenase, with translation MNQNQTILIVGLGLIGGSYAKGLKEKGYAVTAIDVNQQSIDYAVENHIIDSGATNSIDFIRNADVIICALYPTTMIHWMKENQQFFKSGIFITDVSGVKCNVVDVIQSNLRNDVEFIASHPMAGKEVSGVQFSDSNIFKQANFIITPTEKNTERGIAFARELAETIQFNRIVTLSPQKHDEMIGYLSQLTHAIAVSLMNANDNPHLKEYTGDSFRDLTRIAKINEIMWSELFFLNKDILISEIDSFQAELSNLKYKLQNNDEKGLKQLFIQSTERRKQFDKE
- a CDS encoding YeiH family protein; amino-acid sequence: MMNVMKKYSLGILLTIVLAAISVFISNYIPYHLISAGVFAMLIGMALHPIMKKYNFFKVGIEFVSKKILRLSIILMGVTLSFAQVFEVGKVSLFVMYFTLVTAFGGGYLFGKLFKMNWKLSGLISAGTGICGGSAIAAIAPAIDAEDNDVAYAISATFIFDIVMVVLFPIMGHFFGMSDLGYGLWAGTAVNDTSSVVAAGYAFSDIAGNYAIIVKMTRTLSIIPIVLIFSFVNARLERKKATANATSAEEAKKLNWKKIFPWFILMFLGVVAIQSTGIIPSDVSREIAHFSKFFMVMSLGAIGLKTDFKKVAKSGFKPMLHGFIISALVVIVAFLVQMLLGQL
- a CDS encoding LysR family transcriptional regulator, which gives rise to MLDFRISTFLALCKTMSYTKTAILLNLTQPAVTQHIQYLENQYQVKLFQYIGKTLYLTKQGELLQKLATTMQADSYKVIEQLKKCEQEMQKLTIGATLTIGEYALPQVLEQLAMEQPKTQLTMYVENTQELLKRLNDGEIDFAFIEGQFNKEDYSSMCFSKERFIAVCSPSHPFASARVSLEALLNEKLIIREKGSGTRDILETVLQERSLKVTGFQTVTEIGNLNVIKQFVEYELGITFLYYQAAKRELEEETLKQIDVIDFDVTREFHFVFLKNSIFEEKYISFFKYARDIYTKI
- a CDS encoding GNAT family N-acetyltransferase, whose protein sequence is MFVSIDKTHPIFQTSAYLKDIVPFNLMEIIKEYPLFIVSNERDVILGTTSPQNPIWVWTSDTVLNFSIQELCDYMYERFSSYQTICYVAKPNIAEKIKLQFELNRAVKASIVNMESFECKTVIPAKNSSVIIEHPILDDVHQIAECLSAFDLDCFGDNEPVDCYLDKAKELVKSNLCFVIKKDKQIVAMAKSSRETATHIAVNGVYTKPGHRGKGYAAAIVAHISQIILNKGKTPVLYTDLANPSSNKAYKNVGFTECGKVDEVSLTW
- the ade gene encoding adenine deaminase, coding for MKQPINLLTKPMIDAANGNIKAELVFKNATVLNVFTNEFIQQDIAVCGDTIIGVGAYSGEKEIDCNGKYVVPGFIDAHLHIESSMLCPQKFAQEILPWGTTTMIADPHEIANVSGMKGLEYILAESEKSLCNIFIMLPSCVPATEFDESGAILEAKDLISLQNHPNVLGLGEMMNYPAVVSYNEAIFEKLNAFQSQMIDGHAPLLVGTALQAYKLAGIQTDHEVSNAQEVLEKVRTGFNVLIREGSAAKNLEVIVNSILKYALPTDRFAFCTDDKHIEAIRNEGHISFNIKKAIQLGLSPIEAYKISSYYAAKIYGLRKLGAVAAGYQADFVVLDDINEVSIDSVYCKGKCVKEELQKAISLTDQCPASLLQSVNIHEVTKKDLILEWDDKPFPVIELVPHQILTKKSIEQIPLIDGVFHANETYQKIVVIDRHQKTGRMGIGVVKGMHLHGAAASTVSHDSHNLILIGDNDEDMLLAINELKRSNGGFTIVKDGVVLDTLPLPICGLVSNQDADFVNQKLNKMTTLSRQSGVPDCFDPFLTMAFLSLPVIPEIRITANGIFDSVKYEYIK